A single genomic interval of Nonomuraea rubra harbors:
- a CDS encoding 2-oxoacid:ferredoxin oxidoreductase subunit beta: protein MTELVNGRGLSLVPKTDVKQTLKDFKSDQEVRWCPGCGDYAILAAVQSFLPELGLKRENIVFVSGIGCSSRFPYYLNTYGFHSIHGRAPAIATGLAASRPDLSVWVITGDGDALSIGGNHLIHALRRNVNLNILLFNNRIYGLTKGQYSPTSEVGKITKSTPMGSLDKPFNPISLAIGAEASFVARTIDSDRKHLQSVLREATAHRGTSLVEIYQNCNIFNDNAFEQLKDPEVRDDITLRLEHDQPIVSASKAVVRGANGGVEVLARDSVSEDQILVHDAHNPDPSVAFALSRLDEPAFEHVPIGIFRSVDRPSYESLMSEQLEEAVAQKGPGDLSELLLGGDTWRIG from the coding sequence GTGACTGAGCTTGTCAACGGGAGGGGCCTGTCGCTCGTTCCCAAGACGGACGTCAAGCAGACCCTGAAGGACTTCAAGTCCGACCAGGAGGTGCGCTGGTGCCCGGGTTGCGGTGACTACGCCATCCTGGCCGCGGTGCAGAGCTTCCTGCCGGAGCTGGGGCTCAAGCGCGAGAACATCGTGTTCGTCTCCGGCATCGGGTGCTCCTCGCGGTTCCCGTACTACCTGAACACCTACGGCTTCCACTCCATCCACGGCCGGGCGCCGGCGATCGCGACCGGGCTGGCCGCGTCCCGCCCCGACCTGTCGGTGTGGGTGATCACCGGTGACGGTGACGCGCTGTCGATCGGCGGCAACCACCTTATCCACGCGCTGCGCCGCAACGTCAACCTGAACATCCTGCTGTTCAACAACCGGATCTACGGTCTGACGAAGGGCCAGTACTCGCCCACCTCCGAGGTCGGCAAGATCACCAAGTCGACGCCGATGGGCTCGCTGGACAAGCCGTTCAACCCGATCTCGCTGGCCATCGGCGCCGAGGCGTCGTTCGTGGCCCGCACCATCGACTCCGACCGCAAGCACCTGCAGTCGGTGCTGCGCGAGGCCACCGCGCACCGCGGCACGTCGCTGGTCGAGATCTACCAGAACTGCAACATCTTCAACGACAACGCCTTCGAGCAGCTCAAGGACCCCGAGGTCCGCGACGACATCACGCTGCGCCTGGAGCACGACCAGCCGATCGTGAGCGCCTCCAAGGCCGTCGTGCGCGGCGCGAACGGCGGCGTCGAGGTCTTGGCCCGCGACAGCGTGAGCGAGGACCAGATCCTCGTGCACGACGCGCACAACCCCGACCCGTCGGTGGCGTTCGCGCTCAGCAGGCTCGACGAGCCGGCCTTCGAGCACGTGCCGATCGGCATCTTCCGCAGCGTGGACCGGCCCTCGTACGAGTCGCTGATGTCCGAGCAGCTGGAGGAGGCCGTAGCGCAGAAGGGCCCCGGTGACCTGAGCGAGCTGCTGCTGGGTGGCGACACCTGGCGGATTGGCTGA
- a CDS encoding NAD-dependent epimerase/dehydratase family protein produces the protein MWQGTRALVTGATGFIGAHLVRRLDDLGAEVHAVSRASTARERWHRVDLSDAAATAELVGRVRPEVVFHLASEVTGVREPAVVAPTLAANLGAAVNLLTAVTGTGVRSVVLAGSVEEPRDGAVPGSPYAAAKAAATGYARMYHALWQVPVSVLRVAMVYGPGEPNLRRLVPYVTTSLLRGESPELTSGTRLVTWVYVEDVVDAFVRAGASGEAAGHVLDIGTPEPVSIRHTADLIADLVGGPARPVYGAVAARPLDGTQRSDIEPAARVLGWRPATSLTEGLTKTVEWHSKRV, from the coding sequence ATGTGGCAGGGGACGCGGGCCCTGGTGACGGGCGCGACCGGGTTCATCGGAGCCCATCTCGTGCGGCGGCTCGACGACTTGGGCGCGGAGGTGCACGCGGTCAGCCGCGCGAGCACGGCGCGGGAGCGGTGGCACCGCGTGGACCTGAGCGACGCCGCGGCCACGGCCGAGCTGGTCGGGCGGGTCCGCCCCGAGGTGGTCTTCCACCTGGCCAGCGAGGTCACCGGGGTCCGCGAGCCGGCGGTGGTGGCTCCGACCCTGGCCGCCAACCTGGGCGCCGCGGTGAACCTGCTGACGGCGGTGACCGGCACCGGGGTGCGCAGCGTGGTGCTGGCGGGCTCGGTGGAGGAGCCGCGCGACGGCGCGGTGCCCGGCTCGCCGTACGCGGCGGCCAAGGCGGCGGCGACCGGTTACGCCCGCATGTACCACGCGTTGTGGCAGGTCCCGGTGTCGGTGCTGCGGGTGGCCATGGTCTACGGGCCAGGGGAGCCGAACCTGCGCAGGCTGGTGCCGTACGTGACGACGTCGCTGCTGCGCGGCGAGTCGCCCGAGCTGACCTCCGGCACCAGGCTCGTCACCTGGGTGTACGTGGAGGACGTGGTGGACGCGTTCGTCAGGGCGGGGGCGAGCGGCGAGGCGGCCGGGCACGTGCTGGACATCGGCACCCCCGAGCCCGTCTCCATCCGCCACACCGCGGACCTGATCGCCGATCTCGTCGGCGGCCCGGCCCGTCCGGTGTACGGGGCCGTGGCGGCCAGGCCGCTGGACGGCACGCAGCGCTCGGACATCGAGCCGGCCGCGCGGGTCCTGGGCTGGCGGCCGGCCACGTCCCTGACGGAGGGGCTCACAAAGACCGTCGAATGGCATTCAAAGCGCGTGTAA
- a CDS encoding polysaccharide deacetylase family protein, protein MRAVTNLTVHGIGETARELERGEDTTWVSVEQFERVVDAVAGRPDVRITFDDGNASDVEIALPRLLERGLKAEFFVLAGLLGEPGRLDADGVRELAGKGMRIGSHGWAHRDWRTITEGQATEELERAHEVLGELTGEPVSRVAIPFGSYDRGVLRRLRHAGVTRAYTSDGGRARPGSWLQARNSLRHDLDASWIGRVLDGPSLGRRAGKLGMRLYKRVR, encoded by the coding sequence ATGCGTGCGGTGACGAATCTGACCGTGCACGGCATCGGAGAGACGGCCCGGGAGCTGGAGCGGGGCGAGGACACGACGTGGGTGTCGGTCGAGCAGTTCGAGCGGGTGGTGGACGCGGTGGCCGGCCGGCCGGACGTGCGCATCACGTTCGACGACGGCAACGCCTCCGACGTGGAGATCGCACTCCCCCGGCTGCTGGAGCGCGGGCTGAAGGCGGAGTTCTTCGTGCTGGCCGGGCTGCTCGGCGAGCCGGGCAGGCTGGACGCCGACGGCGTGCGCGAGCTGGCCGGCAAGGGCATGCGGATCGGCTCGCACGGCTGGGCGCACCGCGACTGGCGGACGATCACCGAGGGCCAGGCCACCGAGGAGCTGGAGCGGGCGCACGAGGTGCTCGGCGAGCTCACCGGCGAGCCGGTGTCGCGGGTGGCGATCCCGTTCGGCTCGTACGACAGGGGCGTGCTGCGCCGGTTACGCCATGCCGGCGTGACCAGGGCCTACACCAGTGACGGCGGCAGGGCCAGGCCCGGCTCCTGGCTGCAGGCGCGCAACAGCCTCAGGCACGACCTCGACGCGTCCTGGATCGGCCGGGTGCTGGACGGGCCCTCGCTCGGCCGCCGGGCGGGCAAGCTGGGCATGCGGCTGTACAAGCGGGTGCGTTGA
- a CDS encoding glycosyltransferase family 2 protein, translated as MRRAAVVIVTYNSADVLPGCLDSLPEGARGVELAGVVVADNASKDDSAAIAEKAGATVVQVGRNAGYAAAVNAGIAALDLDRLDGVYVLNPDCRLRPGAIVPLLDALREPGRGIAVPYMVNPDGTLQPSLRRMPTVGRALVEAVVGGGLAGRIGTLGELVTDPRDYAEPGAYAWATGAAMLLSPLVIREVGPWDESFLLYSEETDFCLRAADLGYATWYEPASVIEHIGGDSGVNPMLASMLVVNKVRLYRRRHGPVRGTAYYLAVLAGEAVRALAGRRTSRASVAALVRPSRRVTVLPQ; from the coding sequence ATGCGCAGGGCCGCGGTCGTCATCGTCACCTACAACAGCGCCGACGTGCTGCCCGGCTGCCTCGACTCGCTGCCCGAGGGGGCGCGGGGCGTGGAGCTGGCCGGGGTCGTGGTGGCGGACAACGCCTCCAAGGACGACTCCGCCGCCATCGCGGAGAAGGCCGGAGCCACCGTGGTGCAGGTGGGCAGGAACGCCGGGTACGCGGCGGCGGTCAACGCCGGGATCGCCGCGCTCGACCTGGACCGGCTCGACGGCGTCTACGTGCTCAACCCGGACTGCCGCCTGCGCCCGGGGGCGATCGTGCCGCTGCTGGACGCCTTGCGGGAGCCGGGCAGGGGCATCGCGGTGCCGTACATGGTCAATCCCGACGGCACGTTGCAGCCGTCGCTGCGCCGGATGCCGACTGTGGGGCGGGCGCTGGTCGAGGCCGTGGTGGGCGGCGGGCTGGCCGGGCGGATCGGCACGCTGGGCGAGCTGGTGACCGATCCGCGCGACTACGCGGAGCCGGGCGCGTACGCCTGGGCGACGGGGGCGGCCATGCTGCTCTCGCCCCTGGTCATCCGCGAGGTGGGGCCGTGGGACGAGTCGTTCCTGCTCTACAGCGAGGAGACGGACTTCTGCCTGCGGGCCGCCGATCTGGGCTACGCCACCTGGTACGAGCCCGCGTCGGTGATCGAGCACATCGGCGGCGACTCGGGGGTGAATCCGATGCTGGCGTCCATGCTCGTGGTGAACAAGGTCCGCCTGTACCGGCGGCGGCACGGGCCGGTGCGGGGGACGGCGTACTACCTGGCCGTGCTGGCCGGTGAGGCCGTGCGGGCGCTGGCCGGCCGGCGTACGTCCAGGGCCAGCGTGGCGGCGCTGGTGCGGCCCTCCCGGCGGGTCACGGTGCTGCCCCAATGA
- a CDS encoding GNAT family N-acetyltransferase encodes MRIRSFDALTAGELDSWEEVRAGNPALDSPYFHPGFSAAVHASGRTVHVAVGDGVFVPHHRDGRLLRPVGWPGADFQGPILAEGTPFRPLELLGNGAGGYAFDHLVEQAPGFERWVVSRRPSPYLDVTGGLEGYLGRASKSGRDNMGQARRRAARAGRELGGLRFEADSTDVGALARVIELKRAQYAATGAQDYFAEPERVRLMESLLKTRDPAFGGVLSTVHAGPHLLAAHFGLRSGGVLHWWFPVYDPELAKLSPGWILLRELVAASPALGVSRIDLGRGEDEYKRRAKTGESVVCQGIVTRNPLRRAAAAAVARARATARKGRLPRSR; translated from the coding sequence ATGAGGATCAGGAGCTTCGACGCGCTCACGGCGGGCGAGCTGGACTCCTGGGAGGAGGTGCGGGCCGGCAACCCGGCGCTGGACAGCCCGTACTTCCATCCGGGTTTCTCGGCGGCCGTGCACGCGAGCGGCCGGACGGTGCACGTGGCGGTGGGCGACGGCGTGTTCGTGCCGCACCACAGGGACGGGCGGCTGCTGCGGCCGGTCGGCTGGCCCGGCGCGGACTTCCAGGGGCCGATCCTGGCCGAAGGCACCCCGTTCCGGCCGCTGGAGCTGCTGGGGAACGGGGCCGGCGGCTACGCGTTCGACCATCTGGTGGAGCAGGCGCCCGGGTTCGAGCGGTGGGTGGTCTCGCGCAGGCCGTCGCCGTACCTGGACGTCACCGGCGGGCTGGAAGGCTATCTGGGCCGGGCCTCCAAGAGCGGCAGGGACAACATGGGGCAGGCCAGGCGGCGGGCCGCCAGGGCCGGGCGGGAGCTGGGCGGGCTGCGCTTCGAGGCCGACTCGACGGACGTGGGCGCGCTGGCGCGGGTGATCGAGCTCAAGCGTGCCCAGTACGCCGCGACCGGCGCGCAGGACTACTTCGCCGAGCCGGAGCGCGTCCGGCTGATGGAGAGCCTGCTGAAGACCCGCGACCCGGCCTTCGGCGGCGTGCTGTCCACGGTGCACGCGGGGCCGCACCTGCTGGCGGCGCACTTCGGGCTGCGGTCCGGCGGGGTGCTGCACTGGTGGTTCCCGGTCTACGACCCGGAGCTGGCGAAGCTGTCGCCCGGCTGGATCCTGCTGCGCGAGCTGGTCGCCGCGTCCCCGGCGCTCGGGGTCTCCCGGATCGATCTGGGCCGGGGCGAGGACGAGTACAAGCGGCGGGCCAAGACCGGCGAGAGCGTGGTGTGCCAGGGCATCGTGACCCGCAATCCGCTGCGCCGGGCCGCGGCGGCCGCCGTCGCCCGGGCCAGGGCGACGGCAAGGAAAGGACGTTTACCAAGAAGTCGGTAA
- a CDS encoding nucleotide sugar dehydrogenase — protein sequence MRISVFGLGYVGCVSAACLASMGHQVTGVDVNPDKVDLINSGQATIVEERIGELIAKTTADGLLRATTDAAEAVAGSEVSLVCVGTPSAPNGSLSTTYLERVAEQIGRALRPGHVVVFRSTMLPGTCAELLVPILELSSGMRAGVDFGVAVNPEFLREGTSVRDFFAPPKTVIGESDETSGNVVAALYEGLPGEIFRVPIPVAEMTKYADNAFHAVKIGFANEIGAICQAMGLDSHRVMDVFLADRKLNVSPAYLRPGFAFGGSCLPKDLRGLVYAARKADVSVPLLSHVLPANDAHLQRAFELVTAPGRRRIGLFGLSFKPGTDDLRESPLVELAERLLGKGYDLRIHDANVSLSRLVGANRAYIAERLPHLGDLLADSVDEVLEHAEVCVVGCKDAPVLEALARAGDRVIVDLVRLPGAETQRGRRDYTGIGW from the coding sequence ATGCGGATCAGTGTCTTCGGGCTCGGTTACGTGGGGTGCGTCTCGGCGGCCTGCCTGGCCTCCATGGGGCATCAGGTGACCGGCGTGGACGTGAATCCGGACAAGGTCGATCTGATCAACAGCGGGCAGGCGACGATCGTCGAGGAGCGCATCGGCGAGCTGATCGCCAAGACGACGGCCGACGGCCTGTTACGGGCCACCACGGACGCGGCCGAGGCGGTCGCGGGCAGCGAGGTGTCGCTGGTCTGCGTGGGCACCCCGTCGGCGCCGAACGGCAGCCTGTCCACGACGTACCTGGAGCGGGTGGCCGAGCAGATCGGCCGGGCGCTGCGGCCGGGGCACGTGGTGGTCTTCCGCAGCACGATGTTGCCCGGCACCTGCGCCGAGCTGCTGGTGCCGATCCTGGAGCTGTCGTCGGGCATGCGGGCGGGGGTGGACTTCGGGGTGGCGGTCAACCCCGAGTTCCTGCGCGAGGGCACCAGCGTGCGCGACTTCTTCGCGCCGCCCAAGACGGTGATCGGCGAGTCGGACGAGACCTCGGGGAACGTGGTGGCCGCCCTGTACGAGGGCCTGCCCGGCGAGATCTTCCGGGTGCCGATCCCGGTAGCCGAGATGACGAAATATGCGGACAACGCGTTCCATGCGGTCAAGATCGGCTTCGCCAACGAGATCGGCGCCATCTGCCAGGCCATGGGGCTCGACTCCCACCGTGTCATGGACGTCTTCCTGGCCGACCGCAAGCTCAACGTCAGCCCCGCCTACCTGCGTCCCGGCTTCGCCTTCGGCGGCTCCTGCCTGCCCAAGGACCTGCGCGGCCTGGTCTACGCGGCCAGGAAGGCCGACGTGTCCGTCCCGCTGCTGTCGCACGTGCTGCCCGCCAACGACGCCCACCTGCAGCGCGCCTTCGAGCTGGTCACCGCGCCCGGCAGGCGCAGGATCGGCCTCTTCGGCCTGTCGTTCAAGCCCGGCACCGACGACCTGCGCGAGAGCCCCCTGGTCGAGCTGGCCGAACGGCTCCTCGGCAAGGGCTACGACCTGCGCATCCACGACGCGAACGTGTCCCTGTCGCGCCTCGTCGGCGCCAACAGGGCCTACATCGCCGAGCGCCTGCCCCACCTGGGCGACCTGCTCGCCGACTCGGTGGACGAGGTGCTGGAGCACGCCGAGGTGTGCGTGGTCGGGTGCAAGGACGCGCCGGTGCTGGAGGCGCTGGCCCGCGCGGGCGACCGCGTGATCGTCGACCTCGTACGCCTTCCCGGCGCGGAAACCCAACGGGGCAGAAGGGACTACACAGGCATTGGCTGGTAG
- a CDS encoding glycosyltransferase family 4 protein gives MAGRARRALILVENLSVPLDRRVWQECTALRQAGWEVHVICPKGAKQDTEAEVVLDGVHIHRYPLRAATGGPIGFVQEYGSALWHTFRLARRLGRFDVVHGCNPPDLFFLVALAMRRRGARFVFDQHDLVPELYLSRFGRGRDLLYRAVLLAERLTYRSAHVVIATNESYRQIALTRGGKRPDDVFVVRSAPVVERFHQVPPDESVRRGKPYLLCYLGVMGPQDGVDYALRSLARLRDEHGRTDWHAVFVGGGDTFDAMVALSRELGLGDYVEFTGRIPDEDLMRYLSTADVCLSPDPLNPLNDVSTMNKVMEYMAMSRPIVSFELREARVSAGEAALYAPANDESEFAKLIIRLLDDPDERRRMGELGRERVAGPLSWEHSKTALLAAYEAAVRPR, from the coding sequence TTGGCTGGTAGAGCTCGCAGAGCGCTGATCCTCGTCGAGAACCTCTCCGTACCGCTCGACCGGCGGGTCTGGCAGGAGTGCACCGCCCTGCGCCAGGCCGGCTGGGAGGTGCACGTCATCTGCCCGAAGGGCGCCAAGCAGGACACCGAGGCGGAGGTCGTCCTCGACGGCGTGCACATCCACCGCTACCCGCTGCGTGCCGCGACCGGCGGCCCGATCGGGTTCGTCCAGGAGTACGGCTCGGCGCTGTGGCACACGTTCCGCCTCGCCAGGAGGCTGGGACGGTTCGACGTCGTGCACGGCTGCAACCCGCCCGACCTGTTCTTCCTGGTCGCGCTGGCCATGCGGCGGCGCGGCGCGCGGTTCGTCTTCGACCAGCACGACCTGGTGCCCGAGCTGTACCTGTCGCGGTTCGGGCGGGGCAGGGACCTGCTGTACCGGGCGGTGCTGCTGGCGGAGCGGCTGACGTACCGGTCGGCGCACGTGGTGATCGCGACCAACGAGAGCTATCGGCAGATCGCGCTGACCAGGGGCGGCAAGCGGCCGGACGACGTGTTCGTGGTGCGCAGCGCGCCCGTGGTGGAGCGCTTCCACCAGGTGCCGCCCGACGAGTCGGTCCGGCGCGGGAAGCCGTACCTGCTGTGCTACCTCGGCGTGATGGGGCCGCAGGACGGCGTGGACTACGCGCTGCGCAGCCTGGCCAGGCTGCGGGACGAGCACGGCAGGACGGACTGGCACGCGGTGTTCGTCGGCGGCGGTGACACGTTCGACGCGATGGTGGCGCTGTCGCGGGAGCTGGGCCTGGGCGACTACGTGGAGTTCACCGGCCGGATCCCGGACGAGGACCTGATGCGTTACCTCTCGACGGCCGACGTGTGCCTGTCGCCCGACCCGCTCAACCCGCTCAACGACGTCTCGACCATGAACAAGGTCATGGAGTACATGGCCATGTCCAGGCCCATCGTCTCCTTCGAGTTACGCGAGGCCCGCGTGTCGGCGGGCGAGGCCGCGCTGTACGCGCCCGCCAACGACGAGTCGGAGTTCGCCAAGCTGATCATCCGGCTGCTGGACGACCCGGACGAGCGGCGGCGGATGGGCGAGCTCGGCCGCGAGCGCGTGGCGGGGCCGCTGTCCTGGGAACACTCGAAAACAGCACTACTGGCGGCCTACGAAGCAGCGGTGAGGCCGCGATGA
- a CDS encoding glycosyltransferase — MKPVVSVVIPAHNEEAVVPAGLDLLLAGAAPGEFDVVVVANGCSDGTARAAARPGVRVLETPAAGKAGALRLGDAACRAFPRVYLDADVRLDAESVRLLVEAAGRPGVLACAPVPVWDLRGTGPVVRRVHRVHDRLIAPSRALAGVGVYVLNERGHERAFPVPDVISDDGWVDGCFTGSERVVVTEARSVVRPPRTVRAHLRRRIRVRQGNRQLAALGRQGSPLRLGALGRLLAAREVGPLDAACYLAVLAMDRLLTRLRRGRAGWGTDAGSRHRDPTAAS, encoded by the coding sequence ATGAAGCCTGTGGTCAGTGTCGTGATCCCGGCGCACAACGAGGAGGCCGTGGTCCCGGCGGGGCTGGACCTGCTGCTGGCGGGGGCCGCGCCGGGGGAGTTCGACGTCGTCGTGGTGGCCAACGGCTGCTCCGACGGCACCGCGCGGGCCGCGGCCCGGCCGGGCGTGCGCGTGCTGGAGACGCCGGCCGCGGGCAAGGCCGGCGCGCTGCGCCTGGGCGACGCGGCCTGCCGCGCCTTTCCCCGCGTCTACCTGGACGCCGACGTGCGCCTCGACGCGGAGTCCGTGCGCCTGCTGGTCGAGGCGGCGGGCCGGCCGGGCGTGCTGGCCTGCGCGCCGGTGCCGGTGTGGGACCTGCGCGGCACCGGGCCGGTGGTCCGGCGGGTGCACCGGGTGCACGACCGGCTCATCGCGCCCTCCCGGGCGCTGGCCGGCGTGGGGGTGTACGTGCTCAACGAGCGGGGGCACGAGCGGGCCTTCCCGGTGCCCGACGTGATCTCCGACGACGGGTGGGTGGACGGCTGCTTCACCGGCTCCGAACGCGTCGTGGTGACCGAGGCCAGGTCCGTGGTGCGGCCACCGCGTACGGTCAGGGCCCACCTGCGCAGGCGGATCCGGGTCCGGCAGGGCAACCGGCAGCTCGCGGCGCTCGGCAGGCAGGGCAGCCCCCTGCGGCTCGGCGCGCTCGGCCGGCTGCTGGCCGCCCGCGAGGTCGGCCCGCTCGACGCCGCCTGCTACCTGGCCGTGCTCGCGATGGACCGGCTGCTGACCAGGCTCCGCCGCGGCCGGGCCGGCTGGGGCACCGACGCGGGCAGCCGTCACCGCGACCCCACGGCAGCCTCGTAG
- a CDS encoding dTDP-4-dehydrorhamnose 3,5-epimerase family protein has protein sequence MKVEQGELDGVLLFTPVPHRDSRGVFTRTFDAAVAAGAGLDPCAFIQDSQSRSRRGVIRGLHGRSGRGEAKLVRCARGAVHDVLVDARPHSPTFGRSMAVRLDDEDFVTLYVPPGLLHGFQALTEQADTCYRIDREHDPSEDLAVRYDDPDLRIAWPLAPTEVSPRDLDAGSWAGLLPGLGA, from the coding sequence ATGAAAGTGGAGCAGGGCGAGCTCGACGGGGTGCTGCTGTTCACCCCGGTGCCGCACCGCGACAGCCGCGGCGTGTTCACCAGGACCTTCGACGCGGCCGTGGCCGCCGGCGCGGGCCTGGACCCGTGCGCGTTCATCCAGGACAGCCAGTCCAGGTCCCGCAGGGGCGTGATCCGCGGCCTGCACGGGCGCTCCGGCAGGGGCGAGGCCAAGCTGGTGCGGTGCGCGCGGGGCGCGGTCCACGACGTGCTGGTGGACGCCAGGCCGCACTCGCCCACGTTCGGCCGGAGCATGGCGGTGCGCCTGGACGACGAGGACTTCGTCACCCTCTACGTGCCCCCGGGGCTGCTGCACGGCTTCCAGGCGCTCACCGAGCAGGCCGACACGTGCTACCGCATCGACAGGGAGCACGATCCGAGCGAGGATCTGGCGGTGCGCTACGACGATCCGGACCTGCGGATAGCCTGGCCGCTCGCGCCGACGGAGGTCAGCCCGCGCGACCTGGACGCGGGCTCCTGGGCAGGGCTGCTGCCCGGGCTGGGCGCCTGA
- a CDS encoding O-antigen ligase family protein — protein MAATGAGAPPPPGRADGATVAAIFAAVLLIVPARLVLKALPLSLTPANVVSLGAALLWLCAQFTLTLGAAKGRNPVRTALFAYFTSMVATYGFSTWGYMDSDELNLSDHAFVLVVALVGIALTVCDGVRDRRRLDFLLQTLVVGGAVISVIAAFQFLLSIDLTRFLELPILRYTSEGDSFVLERADLRRVAATTGHPIEFGVTCAILLPLAAHYASQARLRAEPALRWWVCTALIGCGLMFSVSRSAMLSLAVVGAVLFAGWSWRRRGYTLLVAAAFLVVIRITVPGLLGAITGLFSNIGNDESIQYRTHDYAVAAQEIGRHFWLGRGLGTWYAPKHQIFDNQYILSMVETGLFGTVTFAGIFAVACYAALRARHLSADAGDRDLGLTLAAVMLVPLVGSFTFDLLSFHTVTGLAFVLAGAAGALLRAARAEPGQLSPAQASGPTIEVTR, from the coding sequence ATGGCCGCCACGGGCGCGGGCGCGCCGCCGCCGCCCGGCCGCGCCGACGGTGCCACGGTCGCCGCGATCTTCGCCGCGGTGCTGCTGATCGTGCCCGCCCGGCTGGTGCTCAAGGCGCTGCCCCTCTCGCTCACCCCCGCCAACGTGGTGAGCCTGGGCGCGGCGCTGCTGTGGTTGTGCGCGCAGTTCACGCTCACGCTGGGCGCGGCCAAGGGGCGCAACCCGGTGCGTACGGCGCTGTTCGCGTACTTCACCTCGATGGTGGCCACCTACGGGTTCTCCACCTGGGGTTACATGGACTCCGACGAGCTGAACCTGAGCGATCACGCGTTCGTGCTGGTGGTCGCCCTGGTCGGCATCGCGCTGACGGTCTGCGACGGGGTGCGCGACCGGCGGCGGCTGGACTTCCTGCTGCAGACGCTGGTGGTCGGCGGCGCGGTGATCTCCGTGATCGCGGCCTTCCAGTTCCTGCTCTCCATCGACCTGACCAGGTTCCTGGAGCTGCCGATCCTGCGCTACACCAGCGAGGGCGACTCGTTCGTGCTGGAGCGGGCGGACCTGCGCCGCGTGGCCGCGACCACCGGGCATCCCATCGAGTTCGGCGTCACCTGCGCCATCCTGCTGCCGCTGGCCGCGCACTACGCGAGCCAGGCGCGGCTGCGAGCCGAGCCCGCGCTGCGCTGGTGGGTGTGCACGGCGCTGATCGGGTGCGGCCTGATGTTCTCCGTCTCTCGCTCGGCCATGCTCAGCCTGGCCGTGGTGGGGGCGGTGCTGTTCGCGGGCTGGTCGTGGCGGCGGCGCGGGTACACCCTGCTGGTCGCCGCCGCGTTCCTGGTCGTGATCAGGATCACGGTGCCCGGCCTGCTCGGCGCGATCACCGGGCTCTTCTCCAACATCGGCAACGACGAGAGCATCCAGTACCGCACCCACGACTACGCCGTCGCCGCCCAGGAGATCGGCCGGCACTTCTGGCTCGGCCGCGGCCTGGGCACCTGGTACGCCCCCAAGCACCAGATCTTCGACAACCAGTACATCCTGTCGATGGTCGAGACCGGCCTGTTCGGCACCGTCACGTTCGCCGGGATCTTCGCGGTCGCGTGCTACGCCGCCCTGCGGGCCCGGCACCTCAGTGCCGACGCCGGCGACCGCGACCTCGGCCTGACCCTCGCCGCCGTCATGCTGGTGCCGCTCGTCGGGTCGTTCACCTTCGACCTGCTGTCCTTCCACACCGTCACCGGCCTGGCGTTCGTCCTGGCCGGCGCGGCGGGCGCGCTGCTGCGCGCGGCCAGGGCGGAGCCCGGTCAGCTCTCTCCCGCGCAGGCCAGCGGGCCGACGATCGAGGTGACCCGATAG